In one Kluyveromyces marxianus DMKU3-1042 DNA, complete genome, chromosome 4 genomic region, the following are encoded:
- the PNC1 gene encoding nicotinamidase, with amino-acid sequence MGARALLIIDIQNDFLPPDGSLAVQDGDAIIDPVIKLLNEKKWDCVAMTKDWHPSDHISFAKNHGLPDYSAFTYESPVPGSTEKQEATLWPVHCVQESWGSEVPERLMKELQKQEVPHTVVNKGFLADREYYSGFNDIWNDHRTELDDFLKKNNVSEVYLVGLALDFCVMNTAISAAKLGYKTTILKDYTRAIKNDPKSVETLIKDLHSRFNIQIE; translated from the coding sequence ATGGGAGCTCGCGCGTTGTTGATAATTGACATCCAAAACGATTTTCTCCCACCTGATGGGTCTTTAGCCGTGCAAGATGGGGATGCCATCATTGATCCCGTGATCAAGCTTCTCAACGAGAAGAAATGGGACTGTGTTGCCATGACCAAAGACTGGCACCCTTCGGACCACATATCGTTCGCTAAAAACCATGGTTTGCCAGACTACAGCGCATTCACATACGAATCGCCTGTGCCAGGCAGTACGGAGAAACAAGAGGCAACCCTCTGGCCGGTACATTGTGTGCAGGAAAGTTGGGGTTCTGAAGTCCCAGAAAGGCTAATGAAGGAGCTACAAAAGCAGGAAGTCCCCCATACCGTTGTAAACAAAGGATTTCTAGCAGATCGCGAGTACTATTCTGGATTTAACGACATTTGGAATGACCACCGCACGGAATTAGAcgatttcttgaaaaagaataacGTTTCAGAAGTGTACTTGGTAGGCTTAGCTTTGGACTTTTGTGTTATGAACACTGCTATAAGTGCCGCAAAATTAGGTTACAAGACTACTATCCTCAAGGACTACACACGAGCCATTAAAAACGATCCCAAATCAGTAGAAACATTGATCAAAGATCTACATTCCCGTTTCAACATACAAATCGAGTAG
- the VIR1 gene encoding Vir1p, with translation MDYESRVSSKAAVGLETVFKKLAAKDTEDSLRVELWYELLDVLRYVGKRDLSLEKCDWDSVCDNLLERLLISISLTDDLDLGVGVDLFGYVFAYCSVFPNLQQIVIRFIKKLDDSGLLRQLLWKVCCSSKNGNGDQELQGAVSVTTNKNNKNTCSIGLYDVVFQLEAFEKLDESVWKFLDLNLGVVLIKNWIPSWKSWISPFRDQGKYFNPITFLLNERLLIKLVNDYELDIAIANFQAFPEKWEAFSKHDMGAVQYFMLKCARRAVKCSRLITAEFFLQVTEFFSKTMKDDKFQLIARDHSGTIHFQIIMEFIDHPKLNLLEESHLALLLRSSLDHILGQCLIHNHIPRLHSTLGKLGTTQSLPSLINLLQYTLSRYCLKIMECAQNGVDMEDMPHWYKKMTNLYVPSWFEEFRPLVPPISKGLFGDGENSIELEEESHSFRENFKNIFESLQLTVTLNEQILKFYGEIDLNPFKLNSETISSTVKNIQSITTSKYFKMYYVPLFTTLLISDQLLLNDGDNFQTFLDDSTKAIGAKRLFRHCVKQSEHLIHNYGNIGLYHFVMFLSQISVESLLLQKLSIKLLNHLFFQGDKQWVLQLCLSNELTLQSLHDYILLWNDGSESYSSFFTEVFKKPQPTIEMKSVVIGDFVELLTDEKYYNQNKSKNVINKPKTKYNTNASAFVPNDLTSLHMHTPKRSEYSQQQYPLNPSPNIYGFSNTRGFEANKITGSNNNTTNNTGSNNHTHNHANSNNSIIPTSKKIPLSDCYSTLFSSEQPTRSHAAQSWPLSPSIPQQDNTAAIRLVNTGKSYILGGHNRAVNNSRTKSVHVDDFEQSR, from the coding sequence ATGGACTACGAAAGTCGTGTTAGTTCCAAAGCTGCTGTTGGTTTGGAAACTGTGTTTAAAAAGTTGGCGGCTAAGGACACGGAGGACTCTTTGAGAGTAGAACTATGGTATGAGTTACTTGATGTTTTGAGGTACGTTGGAAAACGCGATTTGAGCCTTGAGAAATGTGACTGGGACTCTGTATGTGATAACCTACTTGAGCGGTTACTAATTTCGATCTCTTTGACAGACGATTTGGATTTGGGTGTCGGTGTGGATCTTTTCGGATATGTATTTGCGTATTGCTCAGTGTTTCCAAATTTACAACAGATTGTCATCCGATTCATTAAAAAATTAGATGACTCAGGTTTATTGAGACAGCTACTTTGGAAAGTTTGCTGCTCATCAAAGAATGGAAACGGTGACCAGGAGTTGCAAGGCGCCGTTAGTGTGACTACgaataaaaacaataaaaatacTTGTTCTATAGGTCTCTACGATGTGGTGTTCCAATTAGAAGCATTCGAAAAGCTCGATGAAAGTGTGTGGAAGTTTTTGGATCTTAATTTGGGGGTTGTTCTAATAAAAAACTGGATCCCCTCATGGAAATCATGGATTTCCCCCTTCAGAGATCAGGGGAAATATTTCAACCCAATAACATTCTTGCTTAACGAACGTTTACTAATTAAGCTTGTAAATGATTATGAACTTGACATCGCGATAGCCAACTTTCAGGCTTTCCCAGAGAAATGGGAAGCTTTCTCGAAACATGATATGGGTGCTGTTCAATATTTCATGTTGAAGTGTGCACGCAGAGCTGTGAAGTGTTCTAGGTTGATCACCGCAGAATTTTTCTTGCAAGTTACTGAATTCTTTTCGAAGACTATGAAAGACGATAAGTTTCAACTGATAGCTCGAGATCACAGCGGTACTATCCATTTCCAGATCATTATGGAATTTATTGATCATCCTAAATTAaatcttttggaagagTCGCACTTGGCACTCTTATTGAGAAGCTCCTTGGATCACATATTGGGACAATGTTTAATTCATAACCATATTCCAAGATTACACTCAACTCTAGGAAAGCTAGGAACCACTCAGTCTTTACCTTCCTTGATTAATCTGCTCCAGTATACGTTATCAAGGTATTGTTTGAAAATAATGGAATGCGCTCAAAATGGAGTTGATATGGAAGATATGCCCCATTGGTACAAGAAGATGACAAATTTATACGTTCCGTCGTGGTTTGAAGAGTTCAGACCACTTGTCCCACCAATATCAAAGGGACTATTTGGAGATGGAGAAAATAGTATCGAGCTAGAGGAAGAATCTCACAGTTTCAGAGagaacttcaaaaacataTTTGAAAGCTTGCAACTTACTGTGACGTTAAACGAACAAATCTTAAAATTTTATGGAGAGATAGATCTAAACCCCTTCAAGCTTAATTCAGAGACAATCTCAAGTACTGttaaaaatattcaaagCATCACAACTTCAAAGTATTTCAAAATGTATTATGTGCCACTTTTTACAACCCTTCTGATATCAGATCAGCTTCTGCTGAATGATGGGGACAACTTCCAGACTTTTTTGGATGATTCTACAAAAGCAATAGGTGCCAAGCGGTTGTTTAGGCATTGTGTAAAACAAAGTGAGCACCTTATACATAACTATGGGAATATTGGTTTGTACCACTTTGTCATGTTTTTGTCTCAGATAAGTGTAGAAAGCTTATTACTCCAAAAACTTTCAATAAAGTTACTTAACCACTTATTTTTCCAAGGAGACAAACAATGGGTTTTGCAATTATGTCTATCAAATGAGTTGACCTTGCAAAGTTTACAtgattatattttattatgGAATGACGGCTCAGAGTCATACTCTTCCTTTTTCACAGAGGTTTTCAAGAAACCCCAACCAACcattgaaatgaaatcgGTGGTCATTGGTGACTTCGTTGAATTGTTGACTGATGAGAAGTATTATaatcaaaacaaaagcAAAAATGTTATTAACAAACCAAAGACcaaatataatacaaaTGCCAGTGCTTTTGTGCCCAATGATTTAACAAGTTTGCATATGCATACGCCAAAAAGATCAGAATATTCTCAGCAACAATATCCCCTAAACCCGTCCCCAAACATATACGGATTTAGCAACACCAGAGGTTTCGAGGCTAATAAGATTACTGGCAGTAATAACAACACTACCAATAATACTGGTAGTAATAATCATACTCACAACCATGCTAATAGCAATAATAGCATTATTCCTACTTCGAAGAAAATCCCATTATCCGATTGCTATTCAACTCTATTCAGCAGCGAACAACCAACAAGATCACATGCAGCACAAAGCTGGCCTTTGTCGCCCTCTATTCCACAACAAGACAACACGGCTGCAATAAGGTTAGTTAATACCGGAAAAAGTTATATCTTAGGAGGACATAACAGGGCTGTTAACAATAGTAGAACTAAGAGTGTTCATGTGGATGATTTTGAACAAAGCCGTTAG
- the KNS1 gene encoding serine/threonine protein kinase KNS1: MASKNFATRRKRTRTLDGVGEESRLRSQYVDDHRNDQMVAAATGAAAAAAAAMRNSSSTGGIGMQNPFMDEFMASSNNDILTSDSLRDTLLMDMDGPGQQPMFLGSNNVNSSTSNVSVINSSAGPSQQLVDLDDSAVEFVNSVNYTSAKKVKKQRTVSLPQLPHARLIYESRSSDRKTQNDDELLHVSGTTTQTVDGNKIIKLPVIRSVSPSPLTDYRSGVVKNNNGSVGVGSMGSMGGMNRNDLAFNATRRVSKSPSKFSSILKKTPLRSGMQDKPPVIESFQTDKEGHYVYQENDIFAKNRFQALQLLGQGTFGKVVKCRDYLNDITVAVKIIRAVDRYRQAAKTELRVLQTIKENDRLGQYQCLLLREFFDYKNHICLVTDLYGRSVYDFMTNNGYARFPGSHVQAIGKQLVRSVCFLHDLGIIHTDLKPENILICDETCVEQQLPKQILDTLTERRKRASGGKRKILINPEVKLIDFGSAVFHNEYHPPVVSTRHYRAPEIVLGLGWSFPCDIWSIACVLVELVTGESLYPIHENLEHMAMMQRINNESFPKKMVDKMFFKVENKYGNIPTDLQATVVKYFDRETGQLQWPVRNSKGNIVTKDKSWKRVMTSCDRLDAFISKKLQMDYGPWLEIHWDMDYESNWNLISSKNHDERNIDKNVFSFWYQFVNLCRRMFEFDPTKRITAQEVIEHEWFNIGILDEGITHYGRL; the protein is encoded by the coding sequence ATGGCATCGAAGAACTTTGCAACCAGGAGAAAGCGCACAAGGACGTTGGACGGGGTTGGAGAGGAATCGAGGTTGAGATCGCAATACGTGGACGATCACAGGAACGACCAGATGGTGGCTGCAGCAACAGGagcggcagcagcagcagctgctgcAATGAGAAACAGCTCCTCTACAGGCGGCATTGGGATGCAGAATCCGTTTATGGATGAGTTTATGGCATCTTCAAATAATGACATACTGACATCGGATTCGTTAAGAGACACGCTTCTAATGGATATGGATGGCCCAGGCCAGCAGCCTATGTTTTTGGGTAGCAATAATGTGAATAGCAGTACTAGCAATGTCTCGGTGATTAACAGTAGTGCGGGTCCCAGCCAGCAACTCGTGGATTTGGATGACAGCGCGGTGGAATTCGTGAACAGCGTTAATTATACGAGCGCAAAAAAGGTCAAGAAACAGAGAACCGTTTCTCTACCACAATTACCCCATGCAAGGCTGATATACGAATCAAGGTCCTCAGATAGGAAGACCCAGAATGACGACGAGCTACTACACGTGAGCGGGACGACTACCCAGACCGTTGACGggaataaaataataaaactcCCCGTTATACGATCCGTGTCGCCTTCTCCACTCACCGACTACCGCAGCGGAGTGGTAAAGAATAACAATGGAAGCGTAGGCGTTGGTTCCATGGGATCTATGGGTGGCATGAACCGCAACGACCTCGCATTCAACGCCACAAGAAGGGTATCGAAGTCGCCTTCGAAATTCTCAAGCATATTAAAGAAGACACCTTTACGCTCTGGTATGCAGGATAAACCGCCCGTTATTGAAAGCTTCCAAACGGATAAAGAGGGCCATTATGTGTACCAGGAAAACGATATCTTCGCAAAAAACAGATTCCAAGCCCTGCAACTCTTGGGCCAAGGCACCTTCGGTAAAGTAGTCAAATGCAGAGACTATCTGAACGATATAACAGTCGCAGTCAAAATTATAAGAGCTGTTGACAGATACAGACAAGCAGCAAAGACTGAACTTCGCGTTTTACAGACAATTAAGGAAAACGACAGACTTGGCCAGTACCAGTGCTTACTCCTAAGAGAGTTTTTCGACTATAAGAATCACATATGCTTGGTCACAGATCTATATGGCAGGTCCGTATACGATTTCATGACCAATAATGGATATGCCAGATTTCCTGGCTCACACGTCCAAGCTATCGGGAAACAGCTAGTACGCTCTGTCTGCTTCTTACACGACCTTGGTATAATACACACGGACTTAAAACCAGAAAATATTCTCATATGTGATGAAACTTGCGTAGAACAACAGCTACCTAAACAGATATTGGATACCCTaacagaaagaaggaaacgTGCAAGCGGTGGAAAGCGTAAAATACTCATTAATCCAGAAGTAAAATTGATTGACTTTGGTAGTGCTGTTTTCCACAACGAATACCACCCTCCTGTAGTGTCCACTAGACACTACAGGGCGCCAGAAATTGTTCTCGGTTTGGGCTGGAGTTTCCCTTGTGACATCTGGTCTATTGCATGCGTACTAGTAGAACTAGTAACAGGGGAGTCTTTGTATCCTATTCATGAAAATTTAGAACATATGGCAATGATGCAGCGCATAAACAATGAGAGCTTCCCCAAGAAGATGGTAGACAAGATGTTTTTTAAGGTGGAAAACAAGTATGGTAACATACCTACCGATCTTCAAGCAACTGTAGTCAAATATTTCGATCGTGAAACTGGACAGTTGCAATGGCCAGTCAGAAATTCAAAGGGAAACATCGTTACTAAGGATAAGTCTTGGAAAAGGGTTATGACTTCTTGTGATAGGTTAGATGCTTTCATCTCTAAAAAACTTCAAATGGACTACGGTCCTTGGTTAGAAATTCACTGGGATATGGATTATGAGTCTAATTGGAACCTTATATCTTCCAAGAATCATGATGAACGTAACATTGACAAGAATGTCTTCTCCTTCTGGTACCAATTCGTCAATTTATGTCGCAGAATGTTCGAATTTGATCCAACAAAGAGAATAACGGCTCAAGAAGTTATCGAGCACGAATGGTTCAACATAGGAATTTTAGATGAGGGTATAACACACTACGGCAGGTTGTAG
- a CDS encoding zinc finger protein, protein MEQEKKMMMTTTTTTKLTTATTPSASATATATPTTTSTPIIGKSNMYGVSGMGHKHYYSALPPLRALFRESANMPLSNTPRVLPRIDQLTINCGPSSLNCDDTMTKRSPPPKPHHDHDSAQNSVHTPVHTPVHTPVQPESFDIEFRKLQEQLLRDRPEPGYVNEWNRKQGRGARYKKKIHVKTCHICHKEFSRPSTLKTHIVVHSPVKPFKCTHPGCNKSYNVKSNLRRHEKKHQL, encoded by the coding sequence ATGGAAcaggagaagaagatgatgatgacgacgacgacgacgacgaaATTgacaacagcaacaacaccatctGCTTCAGCTACAGCTACGGCGACGCCCACTACAACCAGCACGCCAATTATTGGGAAAAGTAACATGTACGGTGTCTCCGGAATGGGCCACAAGCACTACTACTCTGCGCTCCCACCGCTTCGCGCGCTGTTCAGAGAGAGCGCGAACATGCCATTGAGCAATACCCCGAGGGTTCTACCACGCATAGATCAACTTACGATCAATTGCGGGCCCTCTTCTCTCAACTGCGACGATACTATGACGAAACGATCCCCACCACCAAAGCCACACCACGACCACGACTCTGCCCAGAATTCGGTACATACCCCAGTACACACCCCAGTACATACCCCAGTACAGCCAGAATCCTTCGACATTGAGTTTAGAAAGCTACAGGAACAATTGTTGCGCGACAGGCCGGAGCCCGGGTACGTCAACGAGTGGAACCGCAAGCAAGGTCGCGGCGCTAgatacaagaaaaagatccACGTGAAAACGTGCCATATATGCCACAAGGAGTTTTCGAGGCCCAGCACTTTGAAAACACACATTGTCGTTCATTCTCCGGTGAAACCGTTCAAGTGCACGCACCCGGGCTGCAACAAGAGTTACAACGTGAAGAGTAACCTGAGAAGACACGAGAAGAAGCATCAGCTGTAG
- a CDS encoding v-type proton ATPase catalytic subunit A — translation MSEIKGRCTSADNREPWGVVDAMNSSYSIREFDAGEMDDILSETSSDLDDFGGLARKNSGKDSTSSNSRLISVGSVEGSAELPGSSESSSRNAKTTSRGITKDKAGAGTGSRFSKLQSIIIGISLVAGLINITLLTVLARDMRSFIKNNELDCDGAGGFREKLTCQFDAYMGHRAHAYETVHGKKHISPVLSTFLELPAALPALPSLPTVSVSQQYREYSSLLSSTYTRYASLCHKRIEQVYSNGNKLMQSEKVQSVKRLAGRSKQAAKDRIVAASNATKFRLNMVKEVYWPRQREWLHKLQTEVQTHTKEQYLSFKNRVQNAKDVSIPRLWHKSHDKVSTNYHRVLALLRIN, via the coding sequence ATGAGCGAGATTAAAGGCAGATGTACTTCTGCTGATAATAGAGAACCATGGGGTGTGGTGGATGCGATGAATAGCTCATATTCTATAAGGGAGTTTGATGCGGGTGAGATGGATGATATTTTATCTGAAACAAGCAGTGATTTAGATGACTTTGGGGGATTAGCCCGGAAAAATTCAGGAAAGGACTCTACGTCTAGTAACTCTCGTCTTATTTCTGTTGGCAGTGTTGAAGGGTCTGCCGAATTGCCTGGTTCTTCCGAGTCAAGTTCTCGAAATGCCAAGACAACGTCAAGGGGTATTACTAAGGACAAGGCAGGCGCGGGGACGGGTTCACGTTTTAGCAAGCTACAGTCGATAATTATCGGGATCTCTTTAGTTGCAGGGCTTATCAATATAACCCTCTTAACGGTGCTTGCTCGGGATATGCGTTCGTTTATAAAGAACAACGAATTAGATTGCGACGGAGCAGGGGGATTTAGAGAAAAACTGACATGCCAGTTTGACGCTTACATGGGGCACAGGGCCCATGCATATGAGACGGTCCACGGGAAGAAGCATATTTCGCCGGTGCTATCAACATTTCTGGAGCTCCCAGCAGCACTTCCAGCCCTTCCAAGCCTTCCAACGGTCTCAGTGTCACAACAGTACCGCGAATATAGCTCGTTGTTATCTTCTACGTACACACGATACGCCAGTTTATGTCACAAAAGAATCGAACAAGTGTACTCAAACGGAAACAAGCTGATGCAGTCAGAGAAAGTGCAAAGTGTGAAGAGACTCGCTGGGCGGTCGAAGCAAGCGGCAAAAGACCGGATTGTTGCTGCTTCCAATGCGACAAAATTTAGGCTGAACATGGTGAAGGAGGTATACTGGCCCCGCCAGAGGGAATGGCTACATAAACTGCAAACCGAGGTGCAAACGCACACCAAGGAGCAGTACCTATCGTTCAAGAACAGGGTTCAGAATGCGAAGGACGTGTCCATACCACGGCTCTGGCACAAGTCTCACGATAAAGTCAGCACCAACTACCATAGAGTGTTGGCCCTCTTGAGGATAAATTAA
- the NUP49 gene encoding FG-nucleoporin NUP49 gives MFGIGRSTSAGPAGNTGGGLFGNNNQGGNTGFMNNNNNNTQGQAPGGLFGNNQQNSAAGSLFGKPAGATTNTSGGLFGNNNNATQTGTNTGGLFGNNNNSLGTNTGGGGLFGNNNASSNVGGNTGGLFGNTTQNNNNAGTGGGLFGNTAQNNGTSGAPGGLFGNNNASTNTGTGGGLFGNNNTTATTGGTTGGLFGNKNTSTNTGGLFGSNNNTNMNAGTTGGLFGNNSTSTNNAGNTGGLFGNKNATSNLGGTTGGLFGAQSTQPSGGLFGSKPAQTGSSLFGNTNNNNAGSLGTSTGGLFGSKPTTGGLFGNQQQQQQPQTGGMSLFGNQQQSQLQQPQQSAINYINQLAVTPMTKISELPIQVRQEIEQLDQFISTQVSLSKHLNADLQDHTELLESIPRDVKYLQKLHFNATRSLSSDLKKIDAIKSLVDKDVTQLENFAIMLQQLVTKGFKISNVEIDKFFQEKLIVYKNKLNDYNDTLSNIDNAVAGLENDMFGNDSTEDDDTKVGVNIIVSVLMEEFKLFMDTAERIAELHQKCKEIVVK, from the coding sequence ATGTTTGGAATTGGTCGTTCAACATCTGCTGGTCCAGCAGGCAATACTGGGGGTGGTTTGTTTGGAAACAACAACCAAGGGGGTAATACTGGATTCAtgaataacaacaacaataatacTCAAGGTCAAGCTCCCGGGGGATTGTTTGGTAATAATCAACAGAATTCTGCCGCTGGAAGTTTGTTTGGCAAACCAGCCGGAGCAACAACGAATACTAGCGGAGGACTATTTGGGAACAATAACAATGCTACACAAACGGGCACGAACACTGGGGGATTGTTTGgaaataataacaatagtTTGGGTACGAACACTGGTGGTGGAGGATTGTTTGGGAATAACAATGCTTCATCGAACGTAGGAGGAAACACAGGAGGACTATTTGGGAATACaacacaaaacaacaacaatgctGGCACAGGCGGAGGTTTGTTTGGTAATACAGCTCAAAATAACGGGACTAGCGGTGCTCCTGGGGGACTCTTTGGTAACAACAATGCATCTACAAATACAGGTACCGGTGGAGGATTGTTTggtaacaacaacacaacTGCAACGACTGGAGGAACGACTGGAGGATTGTTTgggaacaaaaacacatcCACAAATACAGGAGGTCTATTCGGAAGCAATAACAACACAAACATGAACGCAGGGACCACAGGAGGATTATTTGGGAACAACAGCACCTCAACTAACAATGCAGGCAACACCGGAGGATTATTCGGGAATAAAAATGCAACCTCAAATCTGGGAGGTACCACTGGAGGTCTCTTTGGAGCTCAATCTACTCAACCCAGTGGAGGATTATTTGGAAGTAAACCTGCCCAGACAGGTAGCAGTTTGTTCGGAAACACaaataacaacaatgcTGGATCTTTGGGGACAAGTACTGGTGGACTATTTGGTTCCAAGCCTACTACTGGGGGTCTATTTGGAaaccagcagcaacaacaacaaccacaaaCTGGAGGCATGAGTCTATTTGGTaaccaacaacaatcaCAATTACAACAACCCCAACAAAGTGCCATAAACTACATTAATCAATTGGCTGTCACTCCAATGACTAAAATATCTGAACTTCCTATTCAAGTACGCCAGGAAATCGAACAACTAGATCAATTCATCAGCACTCAGGTGTCTTTGTCGAAACATCTCAATGCAGATCTACAGGACCATACAGAGCTTTTGGAATCGATTCCAAGGGATGTCAAGTACCTACAAAAACTGCATTTCAATGCTACCAGATCCTTGTCGTCTGACCTAAAGAAGATCGATGCCATCAAATCACTAGTAGACAAAGACGTGACACAGTTGGAAAACTTCGCTATAATGCTGCAACAGCTTGTGACAAAAGGTTTCAAAATCTCAAATGTTGAGATAGACAAATTCTTCCAGGAGAAATTAATCGTttacaagaacaagttGAACGATTACAATGACACACTAAGCAACATTGACAATGCAGTCGCGGGACTCGAAAATGACATGTTCGGTAATGATTCTACTGAAGACGATGATACTAAAGTTGGTGTAAATATCATAGTGAGCGTGTTAATGGAAGAGTTTAAGCTCTTTATGGACACCGCTGAAAGAATAGCAGAGCTGCATCAAAAATGCAAAGAAATAGTTGTTAAATAG